The following coding sequences are from one Apodemus sylvaticus chromosome X, mApoSyl1.1, whole genome shotgun sequence window:
- the Nhsl2 gene encoding NHS-like protein 2 isoform X4: MPANRQLSEDETTTQGVRAPEACLSLSTANKQTAWNDPFPLPILKEKLWLQPCSTQSDLVPINISGQQFDRHASFRHSLFNTETAVNPKSTLRRRRTIIGFSNFSQRDQGHISSPTDSLARSATADFRPGHSAPQVVQGRVAIGQEARFPSLTSPGLRHSSSEPGDTHQALSGSDPPGMESMAVVYSVPSSCNGPTESTFSATWKGDAFTYMTPSVSSQGNQVGENGKNPSSGNSWVPLNTLPPLVPKEAATLFVSRDNPAGCTGLPSYSEHPTLRRQIPERPPKIGLLARGTSRLETGPGGTNRFRERSLSVPTDSGVTSVDYEEQQKASEARILPYASTSSEGSNSTDNIAALSSEQEARHRRQRSKSISLKKAKKKPSPPMRSVSLVKDEPALPPEGELVLPKDQRPRSLCLSLEHQGHHPPHPDTQSHPAVPILKDPEGTQFSHHWYLTDWKSGDTYQSLSSSSTATGTTVIECTQVQGSSESLASPSTSRATTPSQLSIEVEAREVASPGRPTGLMSPSSGYSSQSETPTPTVSMSLTLGHFPPPSTSVRVRPVVPERKSSLPPTSPMEKICKSRLSFDLPLTSSTTLDLSGMSISIRSKTKVSRHHSDTNFGAKLAQKTSPNQPIMPMVTQSDLRSVRLRSVSKSEPEDDIESPDYTEEPGAEEVFTLSERKVKPPIAEKPPLARRPPSLVHRPPSLPGEYPLTSPTMAMTPRSSIPHMKQLPQDSYTVLRKPKSPSFPGGRSPGESTASSSQVFSPLASSSGAFFSGTQQPPQASVEDGGPKARALPERISLQSQEEAEKKMTKIPPPVPKKPSVLYLPLSSPVAQMDASVTEPRLPFSPIITLEEDAKCPSTGDDQKSPAKRVTPTLHIDKEKEAISPGRSVEPSAEEKSLISDKTAEWIAEEEDDVFVASRTTEDLFTVIHRSKRKLLGWKETGEGFTGSRPSSHSPVKNTADSPTGESAAAPGPSGSACLDAGRNDDFKALLQKKGSKATPRTRPSAAELLKTTNPLARRIIAQFSKDYEPTDNPST, translated from the exons ATG CCTGCAAACCGGCAGCTGAGCGAGGATGAGACCACGACCCAGGGTGTGAGGGCCCCCGAGGCCTGCCTGAGCCTGTCTACTGCCAACAAGCAAACTGCCTGGAATGACCCCTTCCCTCTACCCATCCTAAAGGAGAAGCTCTGGCTTCAGCCCTGCTCCACTCAGTCTGACCTTGTGCCAATCAACATCTCTG GGCAGCAGTTTGATAGACATGCAAGTTTTCGACACTCGTTGTTTAACACAGAGACAGCCGTGAACCCCAAATCCACCCTGAGGCGGAGGCGGACCATTATTGGATTCTCTAACTTTTCTCAGCGAGACCAAG GTCACATCAGCAGCCCCACAGACAGCCTGGCCCGCTCTGCCACCGCAGACTTCAGGCCTGGCCACTCAGCTCCACAAGTTGTCCAGGGAAGAGTCGCTATTGGGCAGGAAGCTCGGTTCCCAAGTCTCACCTCACCAGGACTGAGACACTCTTCTAGTGAGCCCGGAGACACTCACCAGGCACTCAGTGGCTCAGACCCTCCCGGCATGGAGAGCATGGCAGTGGTGTACAGTGTCCCCAGTTCTTGCAAcggaccaacagagtcaacattCTCCGCTACCTGGAAGGGAGATGCTTTCACATACATGACCCCAAGTGTCAGCAGCCAGGGCAATCAAGTCggtgaaaatggaaaaaaccctTCCTCGGGGAATTCTTGGGTCCCTCTGAACACACTCCCACCGCTGGTTCCTAAGGAGGCGGCCACACTCTTCGTCAGCCGTGATAACCCAGCAGGATGCACTGGCCTACCCAGCTACTCTGAACACCCCACTCTTCGAAGACAGATACCAGAAAGACCTCCCAAGATTGGCCTTCTTGCCCGTGGTACCTCAAGGCTGGAAACAGGCCCAGGTGGGACCAACAGGTTCCGGGAGCGGTCACTGTCTGTGCCTACAGACTCCGGTGTTACTTCAGTGGACTATGAAGAACAACAGAAGGCCAGTGAGGCCCGCATCCTGCCTTATGCCAGTACAAGCTCTGAGGGCAGTAACAGTACTGACAACATTGCGGCCCTCAGCTCTGAGCAGGAGGCACGGCACAGAAGGCAACGATCCAAAAGTATTTCACTCAAGAAGGCCAAAAAGAAGCCCTCTCCACCCATGCGAAGTGTCTCACTCGTCAAAGATGAGCCAGCCCTCCCACCAGAAGGCGAATTGGTACTGCCCAAGGACCAGCGGCCCAGGAGCCTTTGCCTCTCCTTGGAACACCAAGGGCACCATCCACCTCACCCAGACACTCAAAGTCACCCAGCTGTGCCAATACTCAAAGATCCAGAAGGTACGCAGTTCTCTCACCACTGGTATCTTACTGACTGGAAGTCTGGTGACACCTACCAATCCTTGTCGAGCTCCAGCACTGCCACCGGCACCACAGTCATCGAGTGCACTCAAGTTCAGGGAAGCTCGGAGTCTCTGGCCTCCCCTTCCACCTCCAGAGCGACAACACCCTCCCAGCTCTCCATTGAGGTGGAAGCCAGGGAAGTAGCCTCCCCTGGGAGGCCCACTGGACTCATGTCCCCTTCCAGTGGTTACTCCAGCCAGTCAGAGACACCCACACCCACCGTCTCCATGTCCTTGACCCTGGGCCACTTCCCTCCTCCAAGCACTAGTGTCCGAGTACGTCCAGTGGTACCAGAAAGGAAGTCATCACTGCCCCCAACATCACCAATGGAGAAAATCTGCAAGTCGCGGTTATCATTTGACCTACCCCTGACCTCTTCAACCACCCTGGATCTGTCAGGCATGAGTATCTCCATTCGCAGCAAAACCAAGGTGAGCCGCCATCACTCTGATACCAATTTTGGGGCCAAACTGGCACAGAAAACTAGTCCAAACCAACCGATCATGCCCATGGTTACTCAGTCTGACCTCCGTTCTGTTCGTCTGAGGTCAGTCAGCAAGTCTGAGCCGGAAGATGACATTGAGAGCCCAGATTACACAGAGGAACCTGGAGCAGAAGAAGTCTTCACCTTGTCAGAGAGAAAAGTGAAGCCTCCCATAGCCGAGAAACCTCCACTGGCCCGAAGGCCTCCAAGTTTGGTCCACAGGCCGCCCTCTCTCCCCGGGGAGTATCCACTAACTTCTCCTACTATGGCTATGACACCCAGGAGCTCCATTCCACACATGAAGCAGCTCCCCCAAGACAGCTACACAGTGTTGCGGAAACCAAAGTCACCCAGCTTCCCTGGTGGGAGGAGCCCCGGAGAGTCAACAGCGTCCTCCAGCCAAGTCTTCTCACCTCTTGCCAGTTCCTCTGGTGCTTTCTTCTCAGGAACACAGCAACCTCCCCAGGCCAGTGTAGAAGACGGGGGCCCCAAGGCAAGAGCCCTGCCTGAAAGAATCAGCCTTCAGAGCCAGGAAGAAGCTGAAAAAAAGATGACCAAGATTCCACCTCCGGTACCAAAAAAGCCCAGTGTGCTCTAcctgcccctctcctcccctgtaGCTCAAATGGATGCCTCTGTGACAGAGCCAAGGCTGCCTTTCAGCCCTATCATCACCCTGGAGGAAGATGCCAAGTGTCCTTCCACTGGTGATGACCAGAAGTCACCTGCTAAAAGGGTGACTCCAACTCTTCACAttgacaaagaaaaagaggccatctctccag GGAGGTCTGTGGAACCGAGTGCCGAAGAGAAAAGTTTAATCAGTGATAAAACAGCCGAATGGAttgcagaggaggaggatgacgtGTTTGTGGCTTCCCGCACAACTGAAGATTTATTTACTGTGATACACAG GTCCAAAAGAAAGCTACTGGGCTGGAAAGAGACTGGGGAGGGCTTCACAGGAAGCAGACCCAGCTCCCATTCACCAGTGAAGAATACAGCTGATTCTCCCACCGGTGAGTCTGCTGCTGCCCCAGGGCCAAGCGGCAGTGCCTGCCTCGATGCTGGTAGAAATGATGATTTCAAGGCCTTGCTTCAGAAGAAGGGAAGTAAGGCCACTCCCAGGACCCGCCCCTCAGCGGCTGAGCTGCTGAAGACCACTAACCCTCTGGCTCGAAGAATTATTGCACAGTTCTCAAAAGACTACGAACCCACTGACAACCCCAGTACCTAA
- the Nhsl2 gene encoding NHS-like protein 2 isoform X1, protein MERGESLTLFWSRGAAANSGRENATATAHSRSSWRQPVNVFLSSGRPPSVEELLREAQLNLQSLLQEEYEEQYSEARLLGQTFRSSDEAPEPTPSPRPQSAKRLEFVLMPANRQLSEDETTTQGVRAPEACLSLSTANKQTAWNDPFPLPILKEKLWLQPCSTQSDLVPINISGQQFDRHASFRHSLFNTETAVNPKSTLRRRRTIIGFSNFSQRDQGHISSPTDSLARSATADFRPGHSAPQVVQGRVAIGQEARFPSLTSPGLRHSSSEPGDTHQALSGSDPPGMESMAVVYSVPSSCNGPTESTFSATWKGDAFTYMTPSVSSQGNQVGENGKNPSSGNSWVPLNTLPPLVPKEAATLFVSRDNPAGCTGLPSYSEHPTLRRQIPERPPKIGLLARGTSRLETGPGGTNRFRERSLSVPTDSGVTSVDYEEQQKASEARILPYASTSSEGSNSTDNIAALSSEQEARHRRQRSKSISLKKAKKKPSPPMRSVSLVKDEPALPPEGELVLPKDQRPRSLCLSLEHQGHHPPHPDTQSHPAVPILKDPEGTQFSHHWYLTDWKSGDTYQSLSSSSTATGTTVIECTQVQGSSESLASPSTSRATTPSQLSIEVEAREVASPGRPTGLMSPSSGYSSQSETPTPTVSMSLTLGHFPPPSTSVRVRPVVPERKSSLPPTSPMEKICKSRLSFDLPLTSSTTLDLSGMSISIRSKTKVSRHHSDTNFGAKLAQKTSPNQPIMPMVTQSDLRSVRLRSVSKSEPEDDIESPDYTEEPGAEEVFTLSERKVKPPIAEKPPLARRPPSLVHRPPSLPGEYPLTSPTMAMTPRSSIPHMKQLPQDSYTVLRKPKSPSFPGGRSPGESTASSSQVFSPLASSSGAFFSGTQQPPQASVEDGGPKARALPERISLQSQEEAEKKMTKIPPPVPKKPSVLYLPLSSPVAQMDASVTEPRLPFSPIITLEEDAKCPSTGDDQKSPAKRVTPTLHIDKEKEAISPGRSVEPSAEEKSLISDKTAEWIAEEEDDVFVASRTTEDLFTVIHRSKRKLLGWKETGEGFTGSRPSSHSPVKNTADSPTGESAAAPGPSGSACLDAGRNDDFKALLQKKGSKATPRTRPSAAELLKTTNPLARRIIAQFSKDYEPTDNPST, encoded by the exons CTGCAGCTAACTCGGGTCGGGAAAATGCGACAGCGACTGCCCACTCGAGGTCGTCATGGCGACAGCCAGTGAACGTGTTCCTCTCCTCGGGCAGGCCCCCGAGTGTAGAGGAACTGCTTCGCGAGGCGCAGCTCAATCTCCAGAGCCTGTTGCAAG AAGAGTATGAGGAACAGTATTCGGAGGCCAGACTTCTGGGGCAGACCTTCCGCTCTTCTGATGAGGCCCCTGAGCCTACTCCCAGTCCAAGGCCCCAGTCTGCCAAGCGTCTGGAGTTTGTATTGATG CCTGCAAACCGGCAGCTGAGCGAGGATGAGACCACGACCCAGGGTGTGAGGGCCCCCGAGGCCTGCCTGAGCCTGTCTACTGCCAACAAGCAAACTGCCTGGAATGACCCCTTCCCTCTACCCATCCTAAAGGAGAAGCTCTGGCTTCAGCCCTGCTCCACTCAGTCTGACCTTGTGCCAATCAACATCTCTG GGCAGCAGTTTGATAGACATGCAAGTTTTCGACACTCGTTGTTTAACACAGAGACAGCCGTGAACCCCAAATCCACCCTGAGGCGGAGGCGGACCATTATTGGATTCTCTAACTTTTCTCAGCGAGACCAAG GTCACATCAGCAGCCCCACAGACAGCCTGGCCCGCTCTGCCACCGCAGACTTCAGGCCTGGCCACTCAGCTCCACAAGTTGTCCAGGGAAGAGTCGCTATTGGGCAGGAAGCTCGGTTCCCAAGTCTCACCTCACCAGGACTGAGACACTCTTCTAGTGAGCCCGGAGACACTCACCAGGCACTCAGTGGCTCAGACCCTCCCGGCATGGAGAGCATGGCAGTGGTGTACAGTGTCCCCAGTTCTTGCAAcggaccaacagagtcaacattCTCCGCTACCTGGAAGGGAGATGCTTTCACATACATGACCCCAAGTGTCAGCAGCCAGGGCAATCAAGTCggtgaaaatggaaaaaaccctTCCTCGGGGAATTCTTGGGTCCCTCTGAACACACTCCCACCGCTGGTTCCTAAGGAGGCGGCCACACTCTTCGTCAGCCGTGATAACCCAGCAGGATGCACTGGCCTACCCAGCTACTCTGAACACCCCACTCTTCGAAGACAGATACCAGAAAGACCTCCCAAGATTGGCCTTCTTGCCCGTGGTACCTCAAGGCTGGAAACAGGCCCAGGTGGGACCAACAGGTTCCGGGAGCGGTCACTGTCTGTGCCTACAGACTCCGGTGTTACTTCAGTGGACTATGAAGAACAACAGAAGGCCAGTGAGGCCCGCATCCTGCCTTATGCCAGTACAAGCTCTGAGGGCAGTAACAGTACTGACAACATTGCGGCCCTCAGCTCTGAGCAGGAGGCACGGCACAGAAGGCAACGATCCAAAAGTATTTCACTCAAGAAGGCCAAAAAGAAGCCCTCTCCACCCATGCGAAGTGTCTCACTCGTCAAAGATGAGCCAGCCCTCCCACCAGAAGGCGAATTGGTACTGCCCAAGGACCAGCGGCCCAGGAGCCTTTGCCTCTCCTTGGAACACCAAGGGCACCATCCACCTCACCCAGACACTCAAAGTCACCCAGCTGTGCCAATACTCAAAGATCCAGAAGGTACGCAGTTCTCTCACCACTGGTATCTTACTGACTGGAAGTCTGGTGACACCTACCAATCCTTGTCGAGCTCCAGCACTGCCACCGGCACCACAGTCATCGAGTGCACTCAAGTTCAGGGAAGCTCGGAGTCTCTGGCCTCCCCTTCCACCTCCAGAGCGACAACACCCTCCCAGCTCTCCATTGAGGTGGAAGCCAGGGAAGTAGCCTCCCCTGGGAGGCCCACTGGACTCATGTCCCCTTCCAGTGGTTACTCCAGCCAGTCAGAGACACCCACACCCACCGTCTCCATGTCCTTGACCCTGGGCCACTTCCCTCCTCCAAGCACTAGTGTCCGAGTACGTCCAGTGGTACCAGAAAGGAAGTCATCACTGCCCCCAACATCACCAATGGAGAAAATCTGCAAGTCGCGGTTATCATTTGACCTACCCCTGACCTCTTCAACCACCCTGGATCTGTCAGGCATGAGTATCTCCATTCGCAGCAAAACCAAGGTGAGCCGCCATCACTCTGATACCAATTTTGGGGCCAAACTGGCACAGAAAACTAGTCCAAACCAACCGATCATGCCCATGGTTACTCAGTCTGACCTCCGTTCTGTTCGTCTGAGGTCAGTCAGCAAGTCTGAGCCGGAAGATGACATTGAGAGCCCAGATTACACAGAGGAACCTGGAGCAGAAGAAGTCTTCACCTTGTCAGAGAGAAAAGTGAAGCCTCCCATAGCCGAGAAACCTCCACTGGCCCGAAGGCCTCCAAGTTTGGTCCACAGGCCGCCCTCTCTCCCCGGGGAGTATCCACTAACTTCTCCTACTATGGCTATGACACCCAGGAGCTCCATTCCACACATGAAGCAGCTCCCCCAAGACAGCTACACAGTGTTGCGGAAACCAAAGTCACCCAGCTTCCCTGGTGGGAGGAGCCCCGGAGAGTCAACAGCGTCCTCCAGCCAAGTCTTCTCACCTCTTGCCAGTTCCTCTGGTGCTTTCTTCTCAGGAACACAGCAACCTCCCCAGGCCAGTGTAGAAGACGGGGGCCCCAAGGCAAGAGCCCTGCCTGAAAGAATCAGCCTTCAGAGCCAGGAAGAAGCTGAAAAAAAGATGACCAAGATTCCACCTCCGGTACCAAAAAAGCCCAGTGTGCTCTAcctgcccctctcctcccctgtaGCTCAAATGGATGCCTCTGTGACAGAGCCAAGGCTGCCTTTCAGCCCTATCATCACCCTGGAGGAAGATGCCAAGTGTCCTTCCACTGGTGATGACCAGAAGTCACCTGCTAAAAGGGTGACTCCAACTCTTCACAttgacaaagaaaaagaggccatctctccag GGAGGTCTGTGGAACCGAGTGCCGAAGAGAAAAGTTTAATCAGTGATAAAACAGCCGAATGGAttgcagaggaggaggatgacgtGTTTGTGGCTTCCCGCACAACTGAAGATTTATTTACTGTGATACACAG GTCCAAAAGAAAGCTACTGGGCTGGAAAGAGACTGGGGAGGGCTTCACAGGAAGCAGACCCAGCTCCCATTCACCAGTGAAGAATACAGCTGATTCTCCCACCGGTGAGTCTGCTGCTGCCCCAGGGCCAAGCGGCAGTGCCTGCCTCGATGCTGGTAGAAATGATGATTTCAAGGCCTTGCTTCAGAAGAAGGGAAGTAAGGCCACTCCCAGGACCCGCCCCTCAGCGGCTGAGCTGCTGAAGACCACTAACCCTCTGGCTCGAAGAATTATTGCACAGTTCTCAAAAGACTACGAACCCACTGACAACCCCAGTACCTAA
- the Nhsl2 gene encoding NHS-like protein 2 isoform X5 — protein sequence MESMAVVYSVPSSCNGPTESTFSATWKGDAFTYMTPSVSSQGNQVGENGKNPSSGNSWVPLNTLPPLVPKEAATLFVSRDNPAGCTGLPSYSEHPTLRRQIPERPPKIGLLARGTSRLETGPGGTNRFRERSLSVPTDSGVTSVDYEEQQKASEARILPYASTSSEGSNSTDNIAALSSEQEARHRRQRSKSISLKKAKKKPSPPMRSVSLVKDEPALPPEGELVLPKDQRPRSLCLSLEHQGHHPPHPDTQSHPAVPILKDPEGTQFSHHWYLTDWKSGDTYQSLSSSSTATGTTVIECTQVQGSSESLASPSTSRATTPSQLSIEVEAREVASPGRPTGLMSPSSGYSSQSETPTPTVSMSLTLGHFPPPSTSVRVRPVVPERKSSLPPTSPMEKICKSRLSFDLPLTSSTTLDLSGMSISIRSKTKVSRHHSDTNFGAKLAQKTSPNQPIMPMVTQSDLRSVRLRSVSKSEPEDDIESPDYTEEPGAEEVFTLSERKVKPPIAEKPPLARRPPSLVHRPPSLPGEYPLTSPTMAMTPRSSIPHMKQLPQDSYTVLRKPKSPSFPGGRSPGESTASSSQVFSPLASSSGAFFSGTQQPPQASVEDGGPKARALPERISLQSQEEAEKKMTKIPPPVPKKPSVLYLPLSSPVAQMDASVTEPRLPFSPIITLEEDAKCPSTGDDQKSPAKRVTPTLHIDKEKEAISPGRSVEPSAEEKSLISDKTAEWIAEEEDDVFVASRTTEDLFTVIHRSKRKLLGWKETGEGFTGSRPSSHSPVKNTADSPTGESAAAPGPSGSACLDAGRNDDFKALLQKKGSKATPRTRPSAAELLKTTNPLARRIIAQFSKDYEPTDNPST from the exons ATGGAGAGCATGGCAGTGGTGTACAGTGTCCCCAGTTCTTGCAAcggaccaacagagtcaacattCTCCGCTACCTGGAAGGGAGATGCTTTCACATACATGACCCCAAGTGTCAGCAGCCAGGGCAATCAAGTCggtgaaaatggaaaaaaccctTCCTCGGGGAATTCTTGGGTCCCTCTGAACACACTCCCACCGCTGGTTCCTAAGGAGGCGGCCACACTCTTCGTCAGCCGTGATAACCCAGCAGGATGCACTGGCCTACCCAGCTACTCTGAACACCCCACTCTTCGAAGACAGATACCAGAAAGACCTCCCAAGATTGGCCTTCTTGCCCGTGGTACCTCAAGGCTGGAAACAGGCCCAGGTGGGACCAACAGGTTCCGGGAGCGGTCACTGTCTGTGCCTACAGACTCCGGTGTTACTTCAGTGGACTATGAAGAACAACAGAAGGCCAGTGAGGCCCGCATCCTGCCTTATGCCAGTACAAGCTCTGAGGGCAGTAACAGTACTGACAACATTGCGGCCCTCAGCTCTGAGCAGGAGGCACGGCACAGAAGGCAACGATCCAAAAGTATTTCACTCAAGAAGGCCAAAAAGAAGCCCTCTCCACCCATGCGAAGTGTCTCACTCGTCAAAGATGAGCCAGCCCTCCCACCAGAAGGCGAATTGGTACTGCCCAAGGACCAGCGGCCCAGGAGCCTTTGCCTCTCCTTGGAACACCAAGGGCACCATCCACCTCACCCAGACACTCAAAGTCACCCAGCTGTGCCAATACTCAAAGATCCAGAAGGTACGCAGTTCTCTCACCACTGGTATCTTACTGACTGGAAGTCTGGTGACACCTACCAATCCTTGTCGAGCTCCAGCACTGCCACCGGCACCACAGTCATCGAGTGCACTCAAGTTCAGGGAAGCTCGGAGTCTCTGGCCTCCCCTTCCACCTCCAGAGCGACAACACCCTCCCAGCTCTCCATTGAGGTGGAAGCCAGGGAAGTAGCCTCCCCTGGGAGGCCCACTGGACTCATGTCCCCTTCCAGTGGTTACTCCAGCCAGTCAGAGACACCCACACCCACCGTCTCCATGTCCTTGACCCTGGGCCACTTCCCTCCTCCAAGCACTAGTGTCCGAGTACGTCCAGTGGTACCAGAAAGGAAGTCATCACTGCCCCCAACATCACCAATGGAGAAAATCTGCAAGTCGCGGTTATCATTTGACCTACCCCTGACCTCTTCAACCACCCTGGATCTGTCAGGCATGAGTATCTCCATTCGCAGCAAAACCAAGGTGAGCCGCCATCACTCTGATACCAATTTTGGGGCCAAACTGGCACAGAAAACTAGTCCAAACCAACCGATCATGCCCATGGTTACTCAGTCTGACCTCCGTTCTGTTCGTCTGAGGTCAGTCAGCAAGTCTGAGCCGGAAGATGACATTGAGAGCCCAGATTACACAGAGGAACCTGGAGCAGAAGAAGTCTTCACCTTGTCAGAGAGAAAAGTGAAGCCTCCCATAGCCGAGAAACCTCCACTGGCCCGAAGGCCTCCAAGTTTGGTCCACAGGCCGCCCTCTCTCCCCGGGGAGTATCCACTAACTTCTCCTACTATGGCTATGACACCCAGGAGCTCCATTCCACACATGAAGCAGCTCCCCCAAGACAGCTACACAGTGTTGCGGAAACCAAAGTCACCCAGCTTCCCTGGTGGGAGGAGCCCCGGAGAGTCAACAGCGTCCTCCAGCCAAGTCTTCTCACCTCTTGCCAGTTCCTCTGGTGCTTTCTTCTCAGGAACACAGCAACCTCCCCAGGCCAGTGTAGAAGACGGGGGCCCCAAGGCAAGAGCCCTGCCTGAAAGAATCAGCCTTCAGAGCCAGGAAGAAGCTGAAAAAAAGATGACCAAGATTCCACCTCCGGTACCAAAAAAGCCCAGTGTGCTCTAcctgcccctctcctcccctgtaGCTCAAATGGATGCCTCTGTGACAGAGCCAAGGCTGCCTTTCAGCCCTATCATCACCCTGGAGGAAGATGCCAAGTGTCCTTCCACTGGTGATGACCAGAAGTCACCTGCTAAAAGGGTGACTCCAACTCTTCACAttgacaaagaaaaagaggccatctctccag GGAGGTCTGTGGAACCGAGTGCCGAAGAGAAAAGTTTAATCAGTGATAAAACAGCCGAATGGAttgcagaggaggaggatgacgtGTTTGTGGCTTCCCGCACAACTGAAGATTTATTTACTGTGATACACAG GTCCAAAAGAAAGCTACTGGGCTGGAAAGAGACTGGGGAGGGCTTCACAGGAAGCAGACCCAGCTCCCATTCACCAGTGAAGAATACAGCTGATTCTCCCACCGGTGAGTCTGCTGCTGCCCCAGGGCCAAGCGGCAGTGCCTGCCTCGATGCTGGTAGAAATGATGATTTCAAGGCCTTGCTTCAGAAGAAGGGAAGTAAGGCCACTCCCAGGACCCGCCCCTCAGCGGCTGAGCTGCTGAAGACCACTAACCCTCTGGCTCGAAGAATTATTGCACAGTTCTCAAAAGACTACGAACCCACTGACAACCCCAGTACCTAA